The genomic DNA ACCTGCAGATGCCGGTAATGGATGGGTACGAGACGGCAACGGCCATAAGGGCTCGGGAAGGTGACGCCGGTTTCCGCATGCCGATCGTGGCGCTCACAGGGAGCGAGTATCGGCAGGACCGGGAACGGTGCATGCGGGCAGGAATGGACGCATACATCACCAAACCTTTTTGCGACAAGGATCTGCTCGATACCGTCTCCCGATACACGTCGAGAGCCGGAGGTCCGGCGGCGCTCGAACGTTTGAGAAAGCACCTGGATATGGATCCCGTTCTGGAAAGCCTTTCGGGAAACATCGACCTCTTCCTTGAGCTTGTCGCCTATTTTATCCGGGAAGCGCCCCTCCTGATCCAGGAGGCGAAGAAGGCTCTGACTGAGGGGGATGAGCATTGCACCGACCAGACGATTCACAAGCTGAAAGGAATGGCCGCGACCATCGGGGCTTCTGCCATAGCGGACGAAGCGTTCCGGGTCCAACTGGCCGTCCGGCGCGGAGATACGGGTTTCGCACTGACGTCGCTGGAGGGGGTCCGCCTTCTGCTCGACACGATGCGGCCTGATGCACAGGCATCTACTGGCGGAAAAGAGACGATAACCAGCAAAGGAGCATGAGATGAGAACACTGATAGTGGAAGACGATTTTATTGCACGCAGGCTGCTTAAAGAGATCCTCACTCCTCTTGGGGACTGCGATGTTGCAATAAACGGCAGAGAGGCCGTCCAGGCCTTCAGGATGGCTCTCGACGACAAGAAACCGTACGATCTGATCACGATGGATATCATGATGCCCGGGATGGACGGACAGGAAGCGCTGAAGCTTATCCGTGAAATCGAGAAGGAACGGAGCATACCTCCTTCATCCGAAGTGAAGGTCATAATGACGACTGCTCTGGACGATCCGAAGAACGTGGTGGAGGCTTATTACCATGGAGGCGCCACCTCATACATCGTGAAGCCTATCAGTAAAGGTAAGCTCATGAATGAAATCAGGGGGTTCGGGCTCCTGGCGTAAGGATATTCCTGAGAGGAGCACCGGAAAATCGATTCAAGTTTTACCGGCTCCCTTCCGAACAGGAAGAACATGTTTGCAGAAACTGTCCTTACAGAATTTACGAGGGTTATTCGTGATACAGGCCGCAAAACGCATAGTCGATGAGGAGCAGGAACGGTTTGAAGATCCGGCGCCCGGATGGGTTGCGCGGTTATCGCAGGCAAGCCTGCTCCTGAAAGGTCTTTCGGGTTCCACCGAGGCCGAGTTCCTCGCCATGGGGGAGCGGCTGCACGATTTCCACAGCCGTGCCGCCCGAATCCTCGATATGTCGAACGAAGTCGTCTGTCTTGTGGCCGGAGATGACGTAATACAGTCCATCGACGGCCTTCAGGACATCCTCCGCATCATGGAGGAGTACATGGGGCGGGCCGACCATGAGGCGAATGAGGGCTCCTCAACCTTTACGGCCATTCTCGACAGGCTCGAGAAGGTGAGCCAGCCCCTCGCCGGTTTCAAGAAGATCAACAAATCCCTCAGCGTCCTCGGTATTTCGACAAAGATCGAAAGCGCCCGGCTCGGTCAGAGCGCCGCCGGCTTCGATACCCTCGCCAACGATGTTGCAAAGCTGTCGGTTCAGGTCATCGAGAAGTCCGATACCATCAATAAACAGAAAGAGGAGCTCTGTGCCGTCATACGGCAGACGCTCCTCAAGCTGGTGGACATGTCCGTAAGCCAGCGGCGCAGCATCAGGGAAAGCCTGGAGAAGACCAGCGGCAGCCTGGGAGTGCTGAATGACGTCAATGCGCGATGCGCTTCGGCGGCTTCCGTCATATCCGGTGTTTCCGCCGAAGTTGCCCAGAGCATCGGCGAAGTTGTTACATCGCTTCAGTTCCACGACATTTCCCGCCAGCAGATCGAACATGTCCAGGAGGCCCTCGAAGAGCTTATTCCTCGCCTGCAGCAGGAGGGAGCTTCCCGCGAGCTTATCAAGGAGACGGGGGACGT from Geobacter sp. DSM 9736 includes the following:
- a CDS encoding response regulator yields the protein MRTLIVEDDFIARRLLKEILTPLGDCDVAINGREAVQAFRMALDDKKPYDLITMDIMMPGMDGQEALKLIREIEKERSIPPSSEVKVIMTTALDDPKNVVEAYYHGGATSYIVKPISKGKLMNEIRGFGLLA